In Brachypodium distachyon strain Bd21 chromosome 5, Brachypodium_distachyon_v3.0, whole genome shotgun sequence, the genomic window AACTCCCAAATGTGCCGTGCACATCCTCGGTTTTACCCTCGTTCGCACCATTTGGTCATTTACATCAGAACAATCAAAAGGAGaacaaacatgaaaaatacacACGAGGAAATCCTAACACGTCCGTCGATCGGACACAGGAACTCGATCTCAGCTCCTGCCCTGCTCAGCACGCTGCATCCTAATCTGCTCCCTGAACTTGGCTATGAACTCGTCAGCCTTCCTGTccacctcgtcctcctcctcctccggccccgGCCTCGTCGCCAAATCGAACAGCTCTTCGTCGCAAGAGCTGGCCTCcacttcctcttcttcgtAATTGTCTTCCTCTTTGTCGAGTCCATCGTCGCCGTCGGTGGCCATGCCGTCGCTGCCGAACGAGCTGTCTGACGCCGCGGCCACCTCATCCAACTCATCATCATCCGCGGGAACTTGATCTTCGAATGGAGCCACAGGATCGTAATCGTAAGCGGCGAAAGCGCTCCTCCTCGTTGCTTGGCTCGCAGAGTTTGACCGGAACCTGTacttgtcgccgccgccgccgccgttgccgctTCGTGAGCCCGCTCTCCAACTCATGCTCAGGTCTCCGGCTCCATACTCGTTGAAGCTTCTCGCTTTGGCCTTCCCAAGTCCTCCTCGTCCACCGGCAATAAACTttgccggaggcggcggcggcggaggcgagctTGGCGAGAGTGTCATGCCCGCGTCAAGGACGGAGGACGGCGAAGGCATGGCACGCTCACGCGCGCGCAAATATCCTTCTTCCTTGGGGACAAGGAACTCTGTTTCATCATCAATGCCGTCGTCGCTTAGATTACCTCCCGTTGCGGATGGTtcttcggccgccgccggcttcagCTTCCTCACCGGCAGCAGAAGCGGCTTGTCGGTCCCGTCGCGCTTGTCGGCCACGACGACCAGGGGGTCGTCGGGGTAGTACTGCGAGCTCCACGCTTGGTCAACGccgtccttggcggcggcgccattgctgctgctttctccgtcgccgccgttcGGCTCGAAGACCAGCGGGCCCTGCATCAGCTGGGAGACGTAGGACTCGAGCGACTCGTCCTCGtggtcgtcttcgtcttccacGATCTTGGCCGCGGGGATGTCGGCATCGGCGTCGTCGGCGTTCCTCTGGCCGAAGACGCCGTAGGAGATGACGAGGCCGAGCAGGAGGATGTGGGGCAGCTCCCATATCCTGGGGGCCGCCTCGCCCGTCGGCAGCAGCGCCAACACGACGGCGAAGAGCACCGCCTTCGCGGCGAGGTTGGAAGGGAACAGGAGCGCGAGAGCCTGCTGCAATCTCGCGGGAACGTCGATGCCGCAGAATCGGGCTTGCGCTGGAGCCGCCGTGTCCGCCATTGCGAGCTCGGGCCTTTGTTCGTTTCGAGGATtacggagagagagaggctgCGGCTGGGTTTGTTGGGTGACTCGATCGGCTCGCGCTGCGTTGGAGTTAGAATCCTTTGCTTTTGGGCTAGGAAAGGAAGGAATTGAAGCTCGAGACTTGGTCGGGAAGCAAGAGGGAGCGgaggcaaagaagaagaatttgaTCGGAGTGGGAGCAACGCAACGCATAATTTGTGGAAGGGAGACGTTAATGTAAACGATTTTTAATCCCCGTGAGAGCAATTAAGTGCTGATGGAAACGGCAGGAATGTGCTGGATTATAAATTTATTCGGCGAAAACGACTTGTGTGCATCTAAGGCTCTGGAACCGCCGACGGAGGAGCCGATTGCTGTGCGGCACAAGCGCTTGGCACTTTGCATACTAACGCCATTGCGTTGCCGCCCATGGCCCTCCTACCTCgttctttgttttgttcgGAAGAAATTTCCAGGTCTCGTCATGTAGACGGTTCTAGGCTCGAGTTCTGGGCCTGTTTGCTGATGAGCTCGGATTTGGGCTTTACGAGAGTCCATACGGTGCTAGAACGACAGAGAAGTCCGCTTCAAACAGTAGCAACAAGTTCCAAGGAAGCTCGAGAGAAAGATAGGGAGGGTAATGGAACAGCAAGTCGAACGTTACACTCTTGCAGTGAGATGTGTTTTTACGTGTCTAGCACTTTAGTTCCTTGTGTTATATATGTCAAAGCAAGGCTCAAAGCTAcgctaaaagaaaaagaaaaaacaaggcTCAAGCTAGGTGGATCGAATTGAAGCAATGAACCGTGTTAACCAAGACTGCCAAAAGGCAAACAGGTAAGACGATGAGTTTGCTGATTTCATTTGTCGCCGTGATTCTTCTTTTATGAGGACTACGCTTACTTTCTGAAGTCGGGCGTAGACGTCAGGGGAAGATAGCTTCAGGCTTTCCCGCGATGGGCCTGTCCTTTAAGCAGTTATCCTTTGCCACCACCGCGGCGCGCGTTTCCCATTGCGTTTCGTTCTTCCAGTTTACTTCTTTCTGGAAGGGAAGAGAAAATCCAAGATACTCAGGTTGATAAAACTACGCTTTTAAGCTTTCATGATCGGGATCTGGCCTAAACAAGATggcattctttttttcttaactcttttttagaggaatttttttttcttagctGAGAAGAGGACATTCTTGGGAGGGGGAACGCTAGGGGGTGCGCGCGCACCATCGGACATAGGGAGTGCGTCCCGACCAGCTCCGAGTCCTCCGTAGCCGTTGCATGCAAGAAAGTAGACATCCAATAGGTCCCGCATTTAAATGAATTTCCGTATTAAATGCGTCGGACGCAAAGCGCCAAAGCGGCAATTAAACCCCCACGGCTCCACTGTGCGATACTTTTTCTAGCCTTTTTACATCCTAACCCTCCTTTCCTAGGATCTTTTTCTTCCTAGAGCCACCATGTGATATCTCCAACGGCCATGTAGCACAGATCTTCGTCAGGAATAAAGCCAGAAATTACATCCAACACAAAAATAATGTGATCAAAGGCAAACAGCAAGATCCGAAGCCTGCAATCAAAACTAGGATCTGCGCTGCAAAATTAAGATCATCTTCAGGTACCTGCAGCTCTCTCTGCTTAAAACCGTGAGGAAAATAATTCTATGGTGCTCTTAATGCTATAACTTTGGACCAAAAGCTTGCTAAGATCACAGGATAATTCCAACCAAGCTGAAATCAAGTTGTTATTTACATGCACCAAGTTGGAATCACAGCAGACAGAGAAAAGAATGTTCATGTAGTACTTTCCAACTTGATTTTAAACCTGCATCATGAATCACTTTCAGACAGACCTCACCCAACATCAATTCAAACTTGATGACATCTACCGTATGTACATGACAAACAGTTTCAGATAGAAAACACCTCCCTGCAGCAACAAAATCTTCTGTTAAAAGCAACAACTCCTGCAGGaagtagaaaaaaaaggattagGATGGATGGTAGCATGGAAGAAAAATTACTTGTAATTGATAATTACTTGTACTTCCAAATGTAGATAAAAGAATGTATATCACTTTCAGGGTTCTCTACATGCTGGCAGAGTGTGATGCAATTTTAATCTAAATTTCCTTGACTTTGCAAATCATGGACAAGATCAGAACCACTCCTAGTTTTGACCTGAACTTCCCTTATGACCATAAATGGATAGTTACATGATCAAACCGTCTAAGTTGCAAAATTACATCTGCTTGAAGAAAATGTGACATCTAACTAAATAAATGGTCAACATTTAAAACTATCTAAGTGCTCCAGAACCCCCTCAAGCTATATATGAGCCCTCAATTATTTACTACATAAGTTAGTGTTAGCTATGTAAGGAAACCAGAAGCATAAGACTGGAAAGTAACTATGATCATTACAATTACATCTAATCAAAGTAGAACGTAAATCTTAAGATTATAATCCCATCtaaagaaaacagaaagtaACTTTAAGATTAAAACTACATCTACTTAAATCCTAAAAGTAACTGCCATAAATTTAAATTACATTCAACAGAAACGTAAAGTAATTTTGAACTCAGAATTTACATctgtaaaataaaatgattccTTCGTATAAAAACCTATCCTTGTACCAAAATCTGTCACCAAGAACATGAAAAATCATATGTACCTTCATGGCCCCTCTCCATCTCAGGTAGAAGGGAATGTAATCTCATTATCACATAAATAACAAGGTGATCTGAGGATAGCACTGGCCTTCTTCCATTAGGTGCCTGGAGCCCTTTGTACAACATCCTGCATATGACCACACAAGAACCGTACATAATCAACTTAGGTTGGACCAAGCAAACACACATGGCCATGGGAACGCGCTCGCCTCCGATGTCTATCGGCTCGAGGCATTCGACGAGCTCGATGAACCCGGTGTCGAGGGTTTGGAGCAGCCCAGGCGGAAGCTGGGCAGAGGCCGGCGTGGACGAAAGCGGAGGGCACGGCCGTCAACGACGCGACACTTGGAGCGGAGCGACTCAAAGCGGGACGAaatgccgccgt contains:
- the LOC100845564 gene encoding uncharacterized protein LOC100845564; this translates as MRCVAPTPIKFFFFASAPSCFPTKSRASIPSFPSPKAKDSNSNAARADRVTQQTQPQPLSLRNPRNEQRPELAMADTAAPAQARFCGIDVPARLQQALALLFPSNLAAKAVLFAVVLALLPTGEAAPRIWELPHILLLGLVISYGVFGQRNADDADADIPAAKIVEDEDDHEDESLESYVSQLMQGPLVFEPNGGDGESSSNGAAAKDGVDQAWSSQYYPDDPLVVVADKRDGTDKPLLLPVRKLKPAAAEEPSATGGNLSDDGIDDETEFLVPKEEGYLRARERAMPSPSSVLDAGMTLSPSSPPPPPPPAKFIAGGRGGLGKAKARSFNEYGAGDLSMSWRAGSRSGNGGGGGDKYRFRSNSASQATRRSAFAAYDYDPVAPFEDQVPADDDELDEVAAASDSSFGSDGMATDGDDGLDKEEDNYEEEEVEASSCDEELFDLATRPGPEEEEDEVDRKADEFIAKFREQIRMQRAEQGRS